A genomic segment from Synchiropus splendidus isolate RoL2022-P1 chromosome 18, RoL_Sspl_1.0, whole genome shotgun sequence encodes:
- the ralgapb gene encoding ral GTPase-activating protein subunit beta isoform X2 translates to MYSEWRSLQLVVQSDQGHLSVLHTYPNTVGTEVANAVVKPLGTAVSPVATENILKTDKEVKWTMEVLCYGLTLPLEGDTVKLCVDVYTDWMMALVSPRDSMPQPVVREPNMYVQTILKHLYNVFVPRPEPHSLNHIRLCQQVLTAVQKLARESVAMVRETWEVLLLFLLRINDTLLAPPTVGVGVAEKLAEKLMAVLFEVWLLACARCFPTPPYWKTAREMLANWRHHPPVVEQWSRVACALTSRLLRFTHGPSFPPFKVPDEDANLIPIEMDNDCVAQTWYRFLHMLSNPVDLSNPAIVSTTPKFQEQFLNPSGIPQEVVLHPCLKQLPQIFFRAMRGVSCLVDAFLGVSVEKKLVRERAFSYLPALLSHGISRPRSDSAPPTPVNRMSMSPPPSITNTTPPHNRKPRHTVVTKTTSKSSTGSSNQPTKASQQQQQQQQSSSPTLLSSPNQTSWESRPLPAPARPKVNSILNLFGQWLFDAALVHCKLHSGLSRDPSMTAIATQVSLELRRKGSQMSTDSMVSNPMFDANEFPESYEAGRAEACGTLCRIFCSKKTGEEILPVYLSRFYMVLIQGLQISDFICRPVLASIILNSSSLFCTDLKGINVVVPYFITALETILPDRELSKFKMYVNPTDLRRASINILLAMLPLPHHFGNIQSEVLLEGKFNEEDVLPHDQPVSFLSLRLRLVNVLIGALQTETDPTNTQLILGAMLHIVQDSALFESVGTQTETGSLDGSHMTVKSQSHSRSNSGVSYNSGGSTEATSPDCERPAQALLRDYALSDTAAGLLVRSIHLVTQRLNSQWKQDMSISLAALELLAGLAKIKVGVDSTDRKRAVVSICGYIVYQCSRPAPLQSRDLHSMIVAAFQFLCVWLTEHPDMLDEKDCLMEVLEIVELGISGSKSKQEQEVRHKAEKEHNPASMRVKEAAEATLSCIMQVLGAFPSPSGPASTCSLLNEDTLIRYARLSSTGASNFRYFVLDNSVILAMLEQPLGNEQNPSPSVTVLIRGTAGRHAWTMQLFHQPRGARANQRQVFAPEGRPKPNNDVGIKYNVKQRPFPEEVDKIPLVKADVSIPDLDDIVSKELEIQHEKLRVLMSKQIEYENSLERNSGEIWKSKSFPDPQIDCKPPPPAQEFQTARLFLSHFGFLSLEALKEPNNSRLPPHLIGLDSSLPGFFDDISYLDLLPCRPFDTVFIFYVRAGQKSSHEILRNVESSASVQHHFLEFLMSLGWPVDVGRHPGWTGHLYTSWSLNSCSDQDIQQTEEAVTPEDTGGSVFNGEKKVLYYADALTEIAFVVPSLSENSEESSVHSDSTLEADVNSELMPTLLKQPNLTLELFPNHSDNLESAKKLSPLMKSKRSSTGKSFPPLGPETKVFVVWVERFDDIENFPLSDLLAETSTGLEASMSNSTSCRSGLLEKDVPLIFIQPLKTGLFRIRLHGAVGKFGMVIPLVDGMVVSRRALGFLVRQTVINVCRRKRLESDSYNPPHVRRKQRITEIVQRYRNKQLEPEFYTSLFREVGEGRLHL, encoded by the exons ATGTACTCCGAGTGGCGCTCGCTGCAGCTGGTGGTGCAGAGTGACCAGGGCCACCTGAGTGTTCTGCACACCTACCCCAACACTGTGGGCACCGAAGTGGCAAATGCTGTGGTCAAACCACTGGGCACGGCTGTGAGTCCCGTCGCCACAGAAAACATCCTCAAGACAGACAAGGAG GTGAAGTGGACCATGGAGGTGCTTTGCTATGGTCTCACGCTTCCTCTGGAGGGCGACACTGTCAAGCTGTGCGTGGATGTGTACactgactggatgatggctCTGGTGTCTCCGCGGGACTCTATGCCTCAGCCAGTTGTCAGGGAGCCCAACATGTACGTCCAGACCATCCTTAAACATCTGTACAACGTTTTTGTGCCAAG GCCAGAACCACACAGTCTGAATCACATCAGACTCTGCCAGCAGGTTCTGACTGCAGTCCAGAAGCTGGCCAGAGAGTCGGTTGCCATGGTGAGGGAAACCTGGGAGGTGCTACTGCTCTTCCTGCTCCGCATCAACGACACATTGCTGGCCCCGCCCACAGTCGGAG TTGGCGTAGCGGAGAAACTGGCAGAGAAACTGATGGCGGTGCTCTTTGAGGTTTGGCTGTTAGCATGTGCACGCTGCTTCCCAACACCGCCGTACTGGAAGACTGCAAGAGAGATGCTGGCTAACTGGCGACACCACCCGCCTGTGGTAGAGCAGTGGAGCCGTGTGGCATGTGCACTGACCTCCAG ACTTTTACGTTTCACCCATGGGCCATCATTCCCGCCTTTCAAAGTCCCAGATGAGGACGCAAACCTAATTCCCATTGAGATGGACAACGACTGTGTGGCCCAGACTTGGTACCGTTTCCTCCACATGCTCAG CAACCCCGTGGACCTGAGCAACCCCGCCATAGTGAGCACCACTCCAAAGTTCCAGGAACAATTTCTCAACCCCAGCGGCATCCCGCAGGAAGTGGTGCTGCATCCTTGTCTCAAGCAACTTCCACAGATTTTCTTCCGGGCCATGAGGGGGGTCAGCTGCCTGGTGGATGCCTTCCTGG GTGTGTCTGTTGAAAAGAAATTGGTACGGGAGAGGGCGTTCTCTTACCTGCCAGCGCTGCTCTCTCATG GCATTTCCCGTCCGAGGTCCGACAGCGCCCCGCCCACACCGGTCAACAGGATGAGCATGTCGCCTCCCCCATCAATCACGAACACCACACCCCCCCACAACCGAAAGCCCCGGCACACAGTGGTCACCAAAACGACAAGCAAAAGCTCCACT GGAAGCAGCAACCAGCCGACAAAAgcctcccagcagcagcagcagcagcagcagtcatcGTCTCCAACACTGTTGTCCAGCCCAAACCAGACCAGCTGGGAGTCCCGGCCCCTTCCGGCGCCGGCACGGCCTAAAGTCAACAGCATTCTAAACCTGTTTGGCCAGTGGCTTTTCGACGCCGCGCTGGTCCACTGTAAGCTCCACAGTGGCCTGAGTCGAGACCCGAGCATGACTG CGATAGCCACGCAGGTCAGCCTGGAGCTGCGGAGAAAGGGCTCACAAATGTCCACTGACTCCATGGTGTCCAATCCTATGTTTGACGCCAATGAGTTCCCGGAGAGCTACGAAGCGGGTCGAGCCGAAGCCTGCGGGACTCTCTGTCGCATTTTTTGTAGCAAGAAAACAGGAGAGGAGATCCTGCCGGTTTATCTGTCCAG GTTCTACATGGTTTTGATTCAGGGTCTCCAGATCTCCGACTTCATCTGCCGGccggtcctggcctccatcatcctcaactcttcctctctcttctgcaCCGACCTCAAGGGCATAAATGTGGTTGTTCCCTATTTCATTACAGCACTGGAGACAATCCTGCCGGACAG GGAGCTGTCCAAGTTCAAGATGTATGTGAACCCTACTGATCTGAGACGAGCTTCCATCAACATCCTGCTGGCCATGCTGCCGCTGCCCCATCACTTCGGCAACATACAGTCTGAG GTCCTGCTGGAGGGGAAGTTCAACGAAGAGGATGTTCTGCCTCACGACCAGCCCGTTTCATTCCTGTCCCTCAGGCTTCGGCTGGTCAACGTCCTGATCGGAGCGttgcagacagagacagaccCCACAAACACCCAGCTCATCCTAG gGGCGATGCTCCACATCGTTCAGGACTCAGCGCTATTCGAGTCCGTTGGGACGCAGACGGAGACG GGGAGCCTTGACGGGAGTCACATGACCGTCAAGAGTCAGAGTCACAGCCGAAGCAACAGCGGCGTCAGCTACAACAGCGGCGGCAGCACCGAGGCCACCAGCCCAGACTGTGAGCGTCCAGCTCAGGCGCTGCTGCGAGACTACG CTCTTTCAGATACGGCGGCAGGTCTGCTGGTGCGCAGCATCCACCTGGTCACACAGCGGCTCAACTCCCAGTGGAAGCAGGACATGAGCATCTCGCTGGCCGCGCTGGAGCTGCTGGCCGGACTCGCCAAG ATCAAGGTGGGAGTGGACTCTACTGACCGCAAGCGTGCCGTCGTCTCCATCTGCGGATACATTGTGTACCAATGCAGCCGTCCAGCCCCACTTCAGTCCAGGGACCTGCATTCCATGATCGTGGCCGCATTCCAGTTCCTGTGTGTCTGGCTGACAGAGCATCCTGACATGCTGGACGAGAAG GATTGTTTGATGGAAGTGTTGGAGATCGTTGAGCTGGGAATCTCAGGCAGTAAGTCCAAACAGGAGCAGGAGGTCCGCCACAAAGCAGAGAAGGAGCACAACCCTGCATCCATGAGGGTGAAGGAAGCAGCCGAGGCCACTTTGTCCTG CATCATGCAGGTACTGGGGGCCTTCCCCTCTCCCAGCGGGCCCGCCTCCACCTGCAGCCTGCTGAACGAAGACACCCTGATCCGCTATGCCAGACTCAGCTCAACAGGAGCCAGCAACTTCCGCTACTTCGTCCTGGACAACTCGGTCATCCTGGCCATGTTGGAGCAGCCACTGGGCAACGAGCAGA ACCCGAGTCCGTCAGTCACAGTTCTGATCAGAGGCACAGCTGGAAGACACGCCTGGACCATGCAGCTCTTCCACCAGCCCAGAGGAGCTCGAGCCAATCAGAGG CAGGTGTTCGCTCCAGAGGGACGTCCCAAACCGAACAACGACGTGGGGATAAAGTACAACGTGAAGCAGAGACCGTTCCCAGAGGAGGTGGATAAGATCCCGCTGGTCAAAGCCGACGTCAGCATTCCAGACCTGGACGACATCGTCAGCAAAGAG CTGGAGATCCAACACGAGAAGCTGCGCGTTCTCATGAGCAAGCAGATCGAGTATGAGAACTCGCTGGAGCGCAACAGTGGAGAAATCTGGAAGTCCAAGTCCTTCCCGGACCCGCAGATCGACTGCAAACCTCCCCCGCCCGCGCAGGAGTTCCAGACGGCCCGGCTCTTCCTCTCTCACTTCGGCTTTCTGTCTCTGGAGGCACTTAAG GAGCCCAACAACAGTCGCCTCCCTCCACACCTCATCGGCCTGGACTCGTCTTTGCCCGGGTTCTTTGACGACATCAGCTACCTGGACCTGCTTCCCTGCCGACCGTTCGACACCGTCTTCATCTTCTACGTGAGAGCTGGACAGAAAAGCAGCCATGAG ATCCTAAGGAACGTGGAGTCGTCGGCGAGTGTCCAGCACCACTTCCTGGAGTTCCTCATGTCCTTGGGCTGGCCTGTGGATGTGGGGCGCCACCCCGGCTGGACGGGTCACCTGTACACCAGCTGGTCTCTGAACTCCTGCTCTGATCAGGACATCCAGCAGACGG AAGAAGCAGTGACTCCTGAAGACACTGGAGGCTCTGTTTTCAACGGCGAGAAGAAGGTTCTGTACTACGCCGACGCACTGACCGAAATCGCCTTCGTCGTCCCGTCACTTTCGGAGAACTCAG aagAGTCATCGGTGCACAGCGACTCCACTCTAGAGGCCGACGTCAACTCGGAGCTCATGCCAACACTGCTCAAGCAGCCGAACCTGACTCTGGAGCTGTTCCCCAACCACTCGGACAACCTGGAGTCAGCCAAGAAG CTGAGTCCTCTCATGAAGAGCAAGAGGTCGTCGACGGGGAAGTCTTTCCCTCCTCTGGGCCCGGAGACCAAGGTGTTTGTGGTCTGGGTCGAGCGCTTCGATGACATCG AAAACTTCCCGCTGTCGGATCTGCTGGCAGAAACCAGCACGGGTCTGGAGGCCAGCATGAGCAACAGTACTTCCTGCAG GTCGGGTTTACTGGAGAAGGACGTTCCTCTCATCTTCATCCAGCCTCTGAAGACGGGCCTCTTCAGGATCCGGCTGCACGGAGCTGTGGGGAAGTTTGGGATGGTGATCCCTCTGGTGGACGGCATGGTGGTCAGCCGCCGGGCGCTAG GCTTCCTGGTGCGGCAGACAGTCATCAACGTGTGCCGGCGGAAGCGTCTGGAAAGCGACTCATACAACCCGCCGCACGTGAGGAGGAAGCAGCGCATCACTGAGATCGTGCAGCGCTACCGCAACAAGCAGCTGGAGCCCGAGTTCTACACCTCGCTCTTCCGCGAGGTGGGAGAGGGCCGGCTCCACCTCTAA
- the ralgapb gene encoding ral GTPase-activating protein subunit beta isoform X7 has translation MYSEWRSLQLVVQSDQGHLSVLHTYPNTVGTEVANAVVKPLGTAVSPVATENILKTDKEVKWTMEVLCYGLTLPLEGDTVKLCVDVYTDWMMALVSPRDSMPQPVVREPNMYVQTILKHLYNVFVPRPEPHSLNHIRLCQQVLTAVQKLARESVAMVRETWEVLLLFLLRINDTLLAPPTVGVGVAEKLAEKLMAVLFEVWLLACARCFPTPPYWKTAREMLANWRHHPPVVEQWSRVACALTSRLLRFTHGPSFPPFKVPDEDANLIPIEMDNDCVAQTWYRFLHMLSNPVDLSNPAIVSTTPKFQEQFLNPSGIPQEVVLHPCLKQLPQIFFRAMRGVSCLVDAFLGISRPRSDSAPPTPVNRMSMSPPPSITNTTPPHNRKPRHTVVTKTTSKSSTGSSNQPTKASQQQQQQQQSSSPTLLSSPNQTSWESRPLPAPARPKVNSILNLFGQWLFDAALVHCKLHSGLSRDPSMTAIATQVSLELRRKGSQMSTDSMVSNPMFDANEFPESYEAGRAEACGTLCRIFCSKKTGEEILPVYLSRFYMVLIQGLQISDFICRPVLASIILNSSSLFCTDLKGINVVVPYFITALETILPDRELSKFKMYVNPTDLRRASINILLAMLPLPHHFGNIQSEVLLEGKFNEEDVLPHDQPVSFLSLRLRLVNVLIGALQTETDPTNTQLILGAMLHIVQDSALFESVGTQTETGSLDGSHMTVKSQSHSRSNSGVSYNSGGSTEATSPDCERPAQALLRDYDTAAGLLVRSIHLVTQRLNSQWKQDMSISLAALELLAGLAKIKVGVDSTDRKRAVVSICGYIVYQCSRPAPLQSRDLHSMIVAAFQFLCVWLTEHPDMLDEKDCLMEVLEIVELGISGSKSKQEQEVRHKAEKEHNPASMRVKEAAEATLSCIMQVLGAFPSPSGPASTCSLLNEDTLIRYARLSSTGASNFRYFVLDNSVILAMLEQPLGNEQNPSPSVTVLIRGTAGRHAWTMQLFHQPRGARANQRVFAPEGRPKPNNDVGIKYNVKQRPFPEEVDKIPLVKADVSIPDLDDIVSKELEIQHEKLRVLMSKQIEYENSLERNSGEIWKSKSFPDPQIDCKPPPPAQEFQTARLFLSHFGFLSLEALKEPNNSRLPPHLIGLDSSLPGFFDDISYLDLLPCRPFDTVFIFYVRAGQKSSHEILRNVESSASVQHHFLEFLMSLGWPVDVGRHPGWTGHLYTSWSLNSCSDQDIQQTEEAVTPEDTGGSVFNGEKKVLYYADALTEIAFVVPSLSENSEESSVHSDSTLEADVNSELMPTLLKQPNLTLELFPNHSDNLESAKKLSPLMKSKRSSTGKSFPPLGPETKVFVVWVERFDDIENFPLSDLLAETSTGLEASMSNSTSCRSGLLEKDVPLIFIQPLKTGLFRIRLHGAVGKFGMVIPLVDGMVVSRRALGFLVRQTVINVCRRKRLESDSYNPPHVRRKQRITEIVQRYRNKQLEPEFYTSLFREVGEGRLHL, from the exons ATGTACTCCGAGTGGCGCTCGCTGCAGCTGGTGGTGCAGAGTGACCAGGGCCACCTGAGTGTTCTGCACACCTACCCCAACACTGTGGGCACCGAAGTGGCAAATGCTGTGGTCAAACCACTGGGCACGGCTGTGAGTCCCGTCGCCACAGAAAACATCCTCAAGACAGACAAGGAG GTGAAGTGGACCATGGAGGTGCTTTGCTATGGTCTCACGCTTCCTCTGGAGGGCGACACTGTCAAGCTGTGCGTGGATGTGTACactgactggatgatggctCTGGTGTCTCCGCGGGACTCTATGCCTCAGCCAGTTGTCAGGGAGCCCAACATGTACGTCCAGACCATCCTTAAACATCTGTACAACGTTTTTGTGCCAAG GCCAGAACCACACAGTCTGAATCACATCAGACTCTGCCAGCAGGTTCTGACTGCAGTCCAGAAGCTGGCCAGAGAGTCGGTTGCCATGGTGAGGGAAACCTGGGAGGTGCTACTGCTCTTCCTGCTCCGCATCAACGACACATTGCTGGCCCCGCCCACAGTCGGAG TTGGCGTAGCGGAGAAACTGGCAGAGAAACTGATGGCGGTGCTCTTTGAGGTTTGGCTGTTAGCATGTGCACGCTGCTTCCCAACACCGCCGTACTGGAAGACTGCAAGAGAGATGCTGGCTAACTGGCGACACCACCCGCCTGTGGTAGAGCAGTGGAGCCGTGTGGCATGTGCACTGACCTCCAG ACTTTTACGTTTCACCCATGGGCCATCATTCCCGCCTTTCAAAGTCCCAGATGAGGACGCAAACCTAATTCCCATTGAGATGGACAACGACTGTGTGGCCCAGACTTGGTACCGTTTCCTCCACATGCTCAG CAACCCCGTGGACCTGAGCAACCCCGCCATAGTGAGCACCACTCCAAAGTTCCAGGAACAATTTCTCAACCCCAGCGGCATCCCGCAGGAAGTGGTGCTGCATCCTTGTCTCAAGCAACTTCCACAGATTTTCTTCCGGGCCATGAGGGGGGTCAGCTGCCTGGTGGATGCCTTCCTGG GCATTTCCCGTCCGAGGTCCGACAGCGCCCCGCCCACACCGGTCAACAGGATGAGCATGTCGCCTCCCCCATCAATCACGAACACCACACCCCCCCACAACCGAAAGCCCCGGCACACAGTGGTCACCAAAACGACAAGCAAAAGCTCCACT GGAAGCAGCAACCAGCCGACAAAAgcctcccagcagcagcagcagcagcagcagtcatcGTCTCCAACACTGTTGTCCAGCCCAAACCAGACCAGCTGGGAGTCCCGGCCCCTTCCGGCGCCGGCACGGCCTAAAGTCAACAGCATTCTAAACCTGTTTGGCCAGTGGCTTTTCGACGCCGCGCTGGTCCACTGTAAGCTCCACAGTGGCCTGAGTCGAGACCCGAGCATGACTG CGATAGCCACGCAGGTCAGCCTGGAGCTGCGGAGAAAGGGCTCACAAATGTCCACTGACTCCATGGTGTCCAATCCTATGTTTGACGCCAATGAGTTCCCGGAGAGCTACGAAGCGGGTCGAGCCGAAGCCTGCGGGACTCTCTGTCGCATTTTTTGTAGCAAGAAAACAGGAGAGGAGATCCTGCCGGTTTATCTGTCCAG GTTCTACATGGTTTTGATTCAGGGTCTCCAGATCTCCGACTTCATCTGCCGGccggtcctggcctccatcatcctcaactcttcctctctcttctgcaCCGACCTCAAGGGCATAAATGTGGTTGTTCCCTATTTCATTACAGCACTGGAGACAATCCTGCCGGACAG GGAGCTGTCCAAGTTCAAGATGTATGTGAACCCTACTGATCTGAGACGAGCTTCCATCAACATCCTGCTGGCCATGCTGCCGCTGCCCCATCACTTCGGCAACATACAGTCTGAG GTCCTGCTGGAGGGGAAGTTCAACGAAGAGGATGTTCTGCCTCACGACCAGCCCGTTTCATTCCTGTCCCTCAGGCTTCGGCTGGTCAACGTCCTGATCGGAGCGttgcagacagagacagaccCCACAAACACCCAGCTCATCCTAG gGGCGATGCTCCACATCGTTCAGGACTCAGCGCTATTCGAGTCCGTTGGGACGCAGACGGAGACG GGGAGCCTTGACGGGAGTCACATGACCGTCAAGAGTCAGAGTCACAGCCGAAGCAACAGCGGCGTCAGCTACAACAGCGGCGGCAGCACCGAGGCCACCAGCCCAGACTGTGAGCGTCCAGCTCAGGCGCTGCTGCGAGACTACG ATACGGCGGCAGGTCTGCTGGTGCGCAGCATCCACCTGGTCACACAGCGGCTCAACTCCCAGTGGAAGCAGGACATGAGCATCTCGCTGGCCGCGCTGGAGCTGCTGGCCGGACTCGCCAAG ATCAAGGTGGGAGTGGACTCTACTGACCGCAAGCGTGCCGTCGTCTCCATCTGCGGATACATTGTGTACCAATGCAGCCGTCCAGCCCCACTTCAGTCCAGGGACCTGCATTCCATGATCGTGGCCGCATTCCAGTTCCTGTGTGTCTGGCTGACAGAGCATCCTGACATGCTGGACGAGAAG GATTGTTTGATGGAAGTGTTGGAGATCGTTGAGCTGGGAATCTCAGGCAGTAAGTCCAAACAGGAGCAGGAGGTCCGCCACAAAGCAGAGAAGGAGCACAACCCTGCATCCATGAGGGTGAAGGAAGCAGCCGAGGCCACTTTGTCCTG CATCATGCAGGTACTGGGGGCCTTCCCCTCTCCCAGCGGGCCCGCCTCCACCTGCAGCCTGCTGAACGAAGACACCCTGATCCGCTATGCCAGACTCAGCTCAACAGGAGCCAGCAACTTCCGCTACTTCGTCCTGGACAACTCGGTCATCCTGGCCATGTTGGAGCAGCCACTGGGCAACGAGCAGA ACCCGAGTCCGTCAGTCACAGTTCTGATCAGAGGCACAGCTGGAAGACACGCCTGGACCATGCAGCTCTTCCACCAGCCCAGAGGAGCTCGAGCCAATCAGAGG GTGTTCGCTCCAGAGGGACGTCCCAAACCGAACAACGACGTGGGGATAAAGTACAACGTGAAGCAGAGACCGTTCCCAGAGGAGGTGGATAAGATCCCGCTGGTCAAAGCCGACGTCAGCATTCCAGACCTGGACGACATCGTCAGCAAAGAG CTGGAGATCCAACACGAGAAGCTGCGCGTTCTCATGAGCAAGCAGATCGAGTATGAGAACTCGCTGGAGCGCAACAGTGGAGAAATCTGGAAGTCCAAGTCCTTCCCGGACCCGCAGATCGACTGCAAACCTCCCCCGCCCGCGCAGGAGTTCCAGACGGCCCGGCTCTTCCTCTCTCACTTCGGCTTTCTGTCTCTGGAGGCACTTAAG GAGCCCAACAACAGTCGCCTCCCTCCACACCTCATCGGCCTGGACTCGTCTTTGCCCGGGTTCTTTGACGACATCAGCTACCTGGACCTGCTTCCCTGCCGACCGTTCGACACCGTCTTCATCTTCTACGTGAGAGCTGGACAGAAAAGCAGCCATGAG ATCCTAAGGAACGTGGAGTCGTCGGCGAGTGTCCAGCACCACTTCCTGGAGTTCCTCATGTCCTTGGGCTGGCCTGTGGATGTGGGGCGCCACCCCGGCTGGACGGGTCACCTGTACACCAGCTGGTCTCTGAACTCCTGCTCTGATCAGGACATCCAGCAGACGG AAGAAGCAGTGACTCCTGAAGACACTGGAGGCTCTGTTTTCAACGGCGAGAAGAAGGTTCTGTACTACGCCGACGCACTGACCGAAATCGCCTTCGTCGTCCCGTCACTTTCGGAGAACTCAG aagAGTCATCGGTGCACAGCGACTCCACTCTAGAGGCCGACGTCAACTCGGAGCTCATGCCAACACTGCTCAAGCAGCCGAACCTGACTCTGGAGCTGTTCCCCAACCACTCGGACAACCTGGAGTCAGCCAAGAAG CTGAGTCCTCTCATGAAGAGCAAGAGGTCGTCGACGGGGAAGTCTTTCCCTCCTCTGGGCCCGGAGACCAAGGTGTTTGTGGTCTGGGTCGAGCGCTTCGATGACATCG AAAACTTCCCGCTGTCGGATCTGCTGGCAGAAACCAGCACGGGTCTGGAGGCCAGCATGAGCAACAGTACTTCCTGCAG GTCGGGTTTACTGGAGAAGGACGTTCCTCTCATCTTCATCCAGCCTCTGAAGACGGGCCTCTTCAGGATCCGGCTGCACGGAGCTGTGGGGAAGTTTGGGATGGTGATCCCTCTGGTGGACGGCATGGTGGTCAGCCGCCGGGCGCTAG GCTTCCTGGTGCGGCAGACAGTCATCAACGTGTGCCGGCGGAAGCGTCTGGAAAGCGACTCATACAACCCGCCGCACGTGAGGAGGAAGCAGCGCATCACTGAGATCGTGCAGCGCTACCGCAACAAGCAGCTGGAGCCCGAGTTCTACACCTCGCTCTTCCGCGAGGTGGGAGAGGGCCGGCTCCACCTCTAA